A DNA window from Stenotrophomonas sp. 57 contains the following coding sequences:
- a CDS encoding hemolysin III family protein: MSTTSVASIREEIASALTHGLGAVLALGAGAVLITLAAIYGDGWQLAGAIVFGIALLLLYTASTLYHAIQHPVAKGRLKVFDHCAIYVLIAGTYTPFTLIGLRGPWGWGLFAAIWTLALAGVVFKLFYTGRFKALSTGIYIAMGWLVIVAIKPMLASIDGWTLGWLLAGGLSYTLGTYFYHRESIPYSHAIWHLFVIGGSVCHFVAVTMQVL; encoded by the coding sequence ATGTCCACGACTTCCGTTGCTTCGATCCGCGAAGAAATCGCCAGCGCCCTGACCCACGGCCTCGGTGCCGTGCTCGCCCTGGGCGCCGGTGCGGTACTGATCACGCTGGCCGCCATCTACGGCGATGGCTGGCAGCTGGCCGGCGCGATCGTATTCGGCATTGCGCTGCTGCTGCTGTACACCGCCTCCACCCTGTACCACGCCATCCAGCACCCGGTCGCCAAGGGCCGGCTGAAGGTGTTCGACCACTGCGCGATCTACGTATTGATCGCCGGCACCTATACCCCGTTCACCCTGATCGGCCTGCGTGGCCCGTGGGGCTGGGGCCTGTTCGCCGCGATCTGGACCCTGGCCCTGGCCGGGGTGGTGTTCAAGCTGTTCTACACCGGCCGCTTCAAGGCGCTTTCCACCGGCATCTACATCGCCATGGGCTGGTTGGTGATCGTGGCGATCAAGCCGATGCTGGCTTCGATCGACGGCTGGACGCTGGGCTGGCTGCTGGCCGGCGGCCTGTCGTACACGCTGGGCACCTACTTCTATCACCGCGAATCGATCCCCTATTCGCATGCGATCTGGCACCTGTTCGTGATCGGCGGCAGCGTCTGCCACTTCGTCGCGGTGACCATGCAGGTGCTGTAA
- a CDS encoding AsmA family protein, with protein MNAAASPATTRASRWRLRRPGPRGRHWLTVLVFVLAVILVVIALWDWNWFKGPVERAVQARTGRALHIGHLDVDLGRTSTIRADAITFANAGWAKQPNMATADRVEIDVRVWPLLRGSVQLPEVRLTRPDVLLETAPRKGEPGNWDFLGDGSGGTSPQLKRLRIDDGRLQFLDALGRTDIRVGVRSGQPKQADASPPLLVQGKGHWQGNPFTLQGGTESPLELTDSDHPFRIHLDGRAGATHAVARGTLTNPFQLRVFDLQFALSGQDLADLYPLLGIAIPPSPPYALDGRLKRDHNVWRYDSFTGKVGDSDLGGNLQFEVGRDRPRLTATLESKRLDFDDLAGFVGAPPKTGSGETANAEQKAQAARVAASSRVLPDTPYNLGKLRAMDADVRWKAHRINAPSLPLDDMDAHLLLDDGVLRLDPLNFGVAGGDIRSTIRMDARQPQIRTALKASVRGVQLGQLFPDAKLAEQAKGGIGGEVDLSGRGNSIAAMLGSSSGKVGLAMGRGHVGNLVMELAGLDITESLKFLVTGDKQIPLRCAFADFGVRDGLMTSQALAVDTTDTILIGEGTVSLHDETLDLLLKPRPKDKSILVLRSPLHITGTFKDPSFRPDFKALGIRGAVALALGSIAPPAALLATIELGPGKDADCGGQYAK; from the coding sequence GTGAATGCTGCCGCTTCCCCTGCCACAACGCGCGCTTCCCGTTGGCGCCTCCGCAGACCTGGCCCGCGCGGCCGGCACTGGCTGACGGTCCTGGTCTTCGTGCTGGCGGTGATCCTGGTGGTGATCGCGCTGTGGGACTGGAACTGGTTCAAGGGTCCGGTCGAGCGCGCGGTGCAGGCACGCACCGGTCGTGCACTGCACATCGGCCACCTGGATGTCGACCTCGGTCGCACCAGCACCATCCGCGCCGATGCGATCACCTTCGCCAACGCCGGTTGGGCGAAGCAGCCGAACATGGCCACGGCCGACCGCGTCGAGATCGACGTGCGGGTGTGGCCCCTGCTGCGCGGCAGCGTGCAGCTGCCGGAAGTGCGCCTGACCCGACCGGACGTGCTGCTGGAAACCGCCCCGCGCAAGGGCGAGCCGGGCAACTGGGATTTCCTGGGTGACGGCAGCGGCGGAACAAGCCCGCAGCTGAAGCGGCTGCGCATCGACGACGGCCGGCTGCAGTTCCTCGACGCACTCGGCCGCACCGACATCCGCGTGGGCGTGCGCAGCGGCCAACCGAAACAGGCCGATGCCTCGCCGCCGCTGCTGGTGCAGGGCAAGGGCCACTGGCAAGGCAACCCGTTCACCCTGCAGGGCGGTACCGAATCACCGCTGGAACTGACCGACAGCGATCACCCGTTCCGCATCCACCTCGACGGCCGCGCCGGTGCCACCCACGCAGTAGCCCGCGGCACGCTGACCAATCCGTTCCAGCTGCGCGTGTTCGACCTGCAGTTCGCGCTCAGCGGCCAGGATCTGGCCGACCTCTACCCGCTGCTCGGCATCGCCATCCCGCCCTCACCGCCCTATGCGTTGGACGGACGCCTGAAGCGCGACCACAACGTCTGGCGTTACGACAGCTTCACCGGCAAGGTTGGCGACAGCGACCTGGGTGGCAACCTGCAGTTCGAGGTGGGACGCGACCGTCCACGACTGACCGCGACGCTGGAGTCCAAGCGTCTGGACTTCGATGACCTGGCCGGCTTCGTCGGCGCGCCACCGAAGACCGGCAGCGGTGAAACCGCCAATGCCGAACAAAAGGCGCAGGCCGCGCGTGTCGCCGCCAGCAGCCGGGTATTGCCCGACACGCCCTACAACCTGGGCAAGCTGCGCGCGATGGACGCCGACGTGCGCTGGAAGGCCCACCGTATCAACGCACCCTCGTTGCCGCTGGACGACATGGACGCGCACCTGCTGCTGGATGACGGCGTGCTGCGGCTGGACCCGCTGAACTTCGGCGTGGCCGGCGGCGATATCCGCAGCACGATCCGCATGGATGCACGCCAGCCGCAGATCCGCACCGCGCTGAAGGCATCCGTGCGCGGCGTGCAGCTGGGCCAGCTGTTCCCCGATGCGAAGCTGGCCGAGCAGGCCAAGGGCGGCATCGGCGGTGAAGTGGACCTGAGCGGACGTGGCAACTCGATCGCCGCGATGCTGGGCAGCAGCAGTGGCAAGGTCGGCCTGGCGATGGGTCGCGGCCACGTCGGCAACCTGGTGATGGAACTGGCCGGGCTGGACATCACCGAGTCGCTGAAATTCCTGGTGACCGGCGACAAGCAGATTCCGCTGCGCTGTGCCTTCGCCGACTTCGGCGTGCGCGACGGCCTGATGACCAGCCAGGCACTGGCGGTGGATACCACCGACACGATCCTCATCGGTGAAGGCACGGTCAGCCTGCACGACGAGACGCTGGATCTGCTGCTGAAGCCCCGCCCGAAGGACAAGAGCATCCTGGTGCTGCGCTCGCCGCTGCACATCACGGGCACGTTCAAGGACCCCTCGTTCCGTCCGGACTTCAAGGCGCTGGGCATTCGAGGCGCCGTGGCATTGGCGCTGGGCAGCATTGCCCCGCCGGCGGCATTGCTGGCAACGATCGAGCTGGGGCCGGGGAAGGATGCCGACTGCGGTGGGCAGTATGCGAAGTAG
- a CDS encoding CBS domain-containing protein: MTTVRQLLDGKSPEVHAVAPDAAVIDAIRLMAEKGIGAVLVMDGPKLVGILSERDYARKIVLRDRSSRDTAVAEIMTAQVVTVSPGEQVEHCLQLVTDYRIRHLPVVEGAQVLGVISIGDLVKSVIDAQRRELDQLQQYIVAG; this comes from the coding sequence ATGACCACGGTACGGCAACTGTTGGACGGCAAGTCTCCTGAAGTGCATGCGGTCGCGCCGGATGCGGCGGTGATCGATGCGATCCGGTTGATGGCGGAAAAGGGCATCGGTGCGGTGCTGGTGATGGACGGGCCGAAGTTGGTCGGCATCCTGTCCGAGCGCGATTACGCGCGCAAGATCGTGCTGCGTGATCGCTCCTCACGCGATACGGCGGTGGCGGAGATCATGACGGCGCAGGTGGTGACGGTGTCGCCGGGTGAGCAGGTGGAGCACTGCCTGCAGCTGGTGACCGACTACCGCATCCGCCACCTGCCGGTGGTGGAGGGCGCGCAGGTGCTGGGGGTGATCTCGATCGGTGACCTGGTGAAGTCGGTGATCGATGCGCAGCGGCGCGAGCTGGATCAGCTGCAGCAGTACATCGTCGCCGGGTGA